A segment of the Lycium ferocissimum isolate CSIRO_LF1 chromosome 5, AGI_CSIRO_Lferr_CH_V1, whole genome shotgun sequence genome:
AAATTACGTGGTGATTGAGCAGAGATACTTTGATGTTAAAGTGGACCCAGCAAATGATGATCATCCATCACATGATGTTGGACTTGGACAAAAATTTGTGAAGGAGGTTTATGAGACGTTGAGGGCAAGTCCACAGTGGAAAGAAATGGCATTGTTGATTACGTATGATGAACATGGTGGTTTCTTTGATCATGTACCAACTCCTGTTTCTGGGGTGCCTAATCCTGATGGGATCATTGGTCCTCCACCATATTATTTCAGATTTGACCGCTTGGGTGTACGTGTCCCTGCTTTCTTAATTTCACCATGGATTGACAAGGCCACTGGTCAGTTATTTTGTTGCGtacttatttcatttcatcatcatttaaCTGTTGTTGATATCTACTTAACATTTGTGAAGAAGGAATATATGTGATGAGGTGAGAGGAATAGGACTGACTCACTGGTGCGTTTGATATGAGAATCTTAGTAAATTATCTAGGAGTTGCAGCTTATGAGTTATGACTATGTTGCGAAAAAAGGGTGTGTGTGACTACAACTTTACAAGACTATGCTATTCTTTGGGTTTGGCCGTTCAGCGAGCTTTTACTGCACTAGATTTGAACAACTTGCACTGTGTTAGCGCGGTTGTGAATATAATATACCTCGGGTTCTACTTTGTCTTACTAAAATAAGAAATTTGCCAGCAAGCCCTTCAAACTTTAAAAATTGGTCTTCTGCTGAAATTAAATCCTTGGTACATTATAGATGCATATGTCAAGTTACCTTTGTGTGCAGAAGAAAACGTCATTAACATATATTCTTGTATAATGTGAAACTGGCGCATATTTGTAAGTACTATTTAATGAGTTACAGCCATCTACAAGTTTGTTGTTGATACGTTTCCAAAAGTTACACTTGCAGAATTACATACAGTGAGATAAATATGGGCTTAGTGATTTGGCATAGAAGATTTAGACAAAATTTAACCTCAAAAGCCGCGCATTCACCCACACTGCCCCCACATTTTTATGGGACAGATGTCCTCTTTTGATAGTGGAGAGCACATCTAAAATAGCCTAAAAAGGAACATACGAATGCTACTCTATTAATTGCTTTGTTCATGCCTCTAGAAATTTAATTACTAGTATTTTCTGTATTGATCGAGAAGTTCAATGAGCACCTAAAGTTTGCAGCTTGCAGCTTGCAAAAGCTATGGGATAAATCAGTAAATTTATCTCTTTGATAAGTAATAAATCACTAGTTCTATTATGCTATATTGGTCTATCTTACCTTCTCTTTTATTGTTCTCTTTTCCTTGTCTGCAATAGCTTTATTGGTGCAGGTGGATTGGAATGTTTAAACATAACTGATCAATATGTTTGATGCAGTGATCCATGAGCCAACTGGTCCAAAGCCATCTTCACAGTTTGAGCACTCTTCCGTTCCAGCGACtgtaaaaaaactttttaatctGAAATCAAGTTTCTTAACCAAGCGAGACACATGGGCTGGGAGCTTCGAGAACTATTTCCGCCTGCGTAAGACTCCTCGTAATGATTGTCCAGGTTTGTACGCTCAGTAAACCCTGAACAAATAGTTAGCTACTTTCTTAATTATTGCATGCTTAATACTGAAAATTCCATCTTCATACGGACTGGCTGATAGTTACTTAGAAGATGGGAAAGTAGTTACCAGTCTGCTTTTAGATGTTGAAAAAGCTTTAGGAAACACTATATAGTAGAAGTATTCTTGCTAAAATTCTTCACATACATATGGTTAAGGTATTCTAATGCAAGACGCTTATTAGGACTTCTAAGGTGCTCTGACTACTATAACTATCAAAACACTGCTGCTTTCCTCCTGGATGAGCTGGTTTAACACCTCCTTGTGGAGCTCTATTGGCTTCCTCATGAACCCGTTGGTCCCGTCTTCAATAGAATCTTCTTTTGAGCCTTTCGAGTTGTAATTCTATTTCATCATTTAGGGCAGTGGGATGTTTTCCATCTCATGCATTGGTAAAAGCTGCGACTATGCTTTGTTCAGTCGTATGGTTTGCTAAAACAGATAGCTAAGCTTTCAGGATGTAGGGAGGAAGAAGAATTGAGTGCTTTATCTTTTATGAGTGCTGGCCTGAATTTGATAGAACACATCTGATCTGATATAGCCAAAGGTTGGATCTTCCGAGCGGGTCTACACTGTATACTATGTTGAATTGTGTAAAATCACTTCATTTAAAACCTTAAGTTGGTAGAGAGTGAACATTTTTATTTAGGTCTGCAACGCGCCCCCTCACGTgtggcttatttttttttttttgttgagccAAGTAtgtgaatatttatgtttatGGCTTGATGTAGCCTCGAACTTAGGACCTCTGCTTGATTTACTACCATGCTGTAATATGTGAACTTCATCTAGAAGCTTCGACGCTTTTAAAAGGAACATTTTATTTACTACTTTAAGGTTTGCAATAACTTAGATATCTTTGGTCATTAGTAGCCATTCCAAATTATTCATACTAAACAAGAGCCGGTTAACCATAATGATTTGATCTATATGCAGAGAAACTTGCCGAGGTGAAGATAAATCTGAGACCATGGGGACCAAGAGAAGATGTAAAACTGTCTGAATTTCAAATAGAAATGATCCAGCTTGCTTCACAGCTTAATGGTGATCATGTTCTCAAAAGCTACCCTGATATTGGACGGAACATGAATGTCGGTGAAGCTAATCAATACGTAGAGGATGCAGTCAACAGGTTCTTGGAAGCTGGTAGGGCTGCTCTGAGAGCTGGAGCAAATGAGTCTGCCATTGTTGCAATGAGACCTGCCCTCACTAGCCGACCATCAGATGGAGGATTTAACAAGTACCTGGAACCCTACTAAACTAATCTATTATTGTAACTACTGCctgtatataatatatgttgTTGTAATCCACGTTCTTATATTTTGAACAAAAACTTATTGTTACCCATCAATTGTGTCCTTCCAAGGACAAATTATAGATTATATGCAGTCTTGAGAGTATGGGAAGTCTCTTTTCAGTGTTGGAACGATTATTGTAATCACTTTTAGTAATAGTCATCATTCTAGCCACGGGTAGGACCGCGGGTAGGATTTATCTCCAATTTTGATCGTCCGTTGGGAAGTCTGCTTTCCACTCGTTACACCTACAGATTCTAGGGAAAATATTTGCTATGATCACTCTCTTATATGAAACAAAGTTACACTGAGTATATTCTGCTTATATTATTCTCTACTTGAAAATGGGCAATTGATAAATCTTTCAACGTCTCTTTCAGTAGTAGTTTGCGTCTTCACTTATCCTAACGTCGTTATCCTTTTAAAATAGCATAGTATCATTATTTTGTTGTCCTGATTATTGGGTCGGGTAAGCCATCAGATATTTTAAGGCAAAgcaaagacttttaaacttgcgacttttctttgtgacGGTAACCTGACAAGTGGGTCTGGTTAGCCGACTAACCCGCAAAATGCGGCTTGTGGTTTAAAGGCCCACTATTGGCTCAACATTTACTAAGGCGGCCGGGCTTGACTAGATACTAAAGATCCTTGTTCCCGGATTTCTACATCGAACAATGGCCAAAAATATTCCTAATGTATGAAAATGGCGCAAAAATACCTTCCTTCCACCTTTGGTCTAAAATACCTTCAACCTTCTTTTTTGGCTCAAGGATACCCTCAAACTAAATGCTTTAATCTCACGACCCTAAATCACTAGCCGTGATGGCACCTATTCCCAACCCAATAGGTAAGCCAAATTCAATTCATTTAAGTTAATTAAGCGGAAAGTAAAGTGACGACGCttaaatatccataatcaagTCTTTACTAATAAccaaagtgcggaaataacaaaATACCACCCAAGACTGGTGTCATGTGTACAAGAGCcactaagaaaataaatacactaTGGAATCACTCTAGACTATCTGGAATGAAATATAAAGATAGGAATGCATAAAAGATAGAGGGAGCATGGTGTTGCGGATCAGCCAAGCAGCTCACCACGATTTCCGGATGTCAAATGCCTCAGACACAGATGGCTCCACGAGACCCATCACTCGTGCCAGAAATCGAATCTGCACCACAGAgagtgcaacaagtgtagtatgagtacgGGAAGCACGTGTACTCAGTATATCTCATACAACGACAACGAAAAAGTAGTGACGACGTTATTAAGAAAGTGTCATTTTAGCATAATCTGGCTTACCTTACTCCGGACCGTTCAATTAACAAGTTAGAAGATAAATCAAGTGCCAAGTAAGGTCAAAGATCAAGTAAGCAGGTAATAAGAAAATCAGTAAATTAGTTAAAAGATACCATGCAATGCAATTTACTTACTATCCACAATCTGTATATACACGGAGCTCCACGGGATTGTACGAGAGACGTGACCACCCACAGGGGAACCATTTCCCTTCGGCATACACATATCCGCCGGACCCATTTCCCTTTGGCATATCACAAATCCGCCGCAACCATTTTCCTTATGCATATCACTCCAAATCAAACCGATCTAAAGAGATTGGTCGAGCCATAACTGCGTGGACCACcatcatatataaatatggATGATCACAAATGCAAATCACTTACAACCATGTACCGTGCAGAATAACACAATTAGCTCGATTAACACGAATATGTGGGTTTAATGTAGTGATATATGCACATAGCAGGTAAATCAAGTCAAATAGTTATCAGCTAAGCCCACATGCTTTGGCATTCTCGAATTACAATCTATAACTACACAACTACCCATATATAACACCGGTACTCATTCAAATGCCCGTCAAATCACGGGTACGAGACCCCTTCTTTTGCCCTTACTCCTtattaacattattattattattattattattattattattattattattattattattattattattattattattattattattattattattattattattattattgtcacgacccaactaggggccgtgacgggaacccgatactCGTACCGAGCACTCCTTACCTATCATTGTACCTGTACCTCTTAACAAGTCGTATGAACggtgccctttttttttttccaactaaacattaacattagcaataCGCCATTAGAAACATAGACCGATTAGCTTCGGCTATCACTTTATACAACGGCATTaggatgccaaaataccacatttTAACTATACATAATGAtcgtacatatctgtctacgagcctctagacataatacacttatacatagaaaggacCGAAATACTatcgtgcccgaaaatatatacacaaaagagtaccacggaGTGAGGCTCGAACAACGGAGCGCCGCTGCAGCGGGCGGGTGGTAGAGCTCTTAAGGATCAAATCCGCTGTCTGccgaccgcgcggcatgaaacgtgacGCCCACAaaagggcgtcggtacgaatagtgtaccgagtatgtaaggcatgaatagtaatatacgagaacataaatcatgcataatgacataaaaaGAATTACGACTCAAGTCCcgggatagaaacataaccCGTATATATAGGTGCCCTTGCGGGTGCCGGCTTTCTTAACTTCCcttactcatttatatatatacataaatgcataaaatatagaatatatattatattgccgaggcgtcggcgatagatccatttaaccataaatatgcacatccgcGCCNNNNNNNNNNNNNNNNNNNNNNNNNNNNNNNNNNNNNNNNNNNNNNNNNNNNNNNNNNNNNNNNNNNNNNNNNNNNNNNNNNNNNNNNNNNNNNNNNNNNGCCCTTCCCccaattccttttaaaaattcACCCCCCCGGGAAAAGGGGGGATTTTTGGGGGGAAGCCGCCttgaaatttctattttttcGGATATGCCTCTGAAATATTGAGGAGGGACATTTTTTTGGAACCACTGATACTTTACTACATccaacattttttattttttaccccTACTCTAAATCTTGGATTTGTTTCAAATTCTGTTCTGTTTCGGGTTTAGTCATTACTTgctgtaacaccccgtaaatttGGGTTAGGTGTAAATATGTGAAAATATAGTGTTaacatgatattatatctatatgaatcaaTTCTTGGTGgattcgggtggaggatggtcgttttgaagtcaaaccaattagTGAAGTTCTTGAAGGCTCTTAAATTCGCACAAGTTTTTGGTGGATCTGTcttctgggcgattttcatgaaaatgtgttgtgaatttggaaacacttcctcaatgaaagttgtagatatttgaaatatctttccaacggtaggtcacTTGGCAAACGGAGttatgtacaagaagttatgtccatttaccgaacactgtgcaGAACCGACACGCTCCCTTTTCAGGCGCGTGGGGGCGCGTGCTATGGACATGCGTCCGCGCCGATCGAACAAAAACCCCTTCTCTGAATATTGACCTGCATATGGTCGTACGATCGCCATGCGTCGCGCGAACATCGCATAACGAGGCCTGTTTCGGGTCAAAAAGTCGGGttacgcgttttaagttatatttaagcttgggatTTATTTCCCCAACAAccctagtcacgaaaaatcaccctaaagtcaATAATAACAAGTCCCCGAGCCTCAAGAACCTAAAGGGGTTGCAACATAACTCCTTCCAAAGTAATTCAAGCTGAGGGTTTGGGTATTAACCCGTTAGAAAAGTGAGttgttaaaccttgtttaacaaattaaggtatgtctcctttttaaaaaccttattgtgatttgtatgtctctttaaaaaaaaaaaaaaaatcctttttaactataaaggtgatttgtatgccTCTTTTGAACATCTTGTTTCTATCGGTTTTACgaactctttggttgtgatttgtatgtctctcttaaaatcacttttgaaatcattgttggaagtattaattttattgaagattctttaatgaatgaaaagaaaagtaattcttctcatggttCTTGAACTCCAATTCATGactaaatggtggttaatgtgtgtgaggggacaaacccacattaaacctagattgtaacaaaccctatatatgtatatgatattatgaatgtcttcctctataagagatgcttaataatgaagGATAACGATTGGTAATGATATTGGAATTCTCTTGATGGATGATTTAACTAGTTACTTGAAAGGTTGTTGACTCATAAAAGTATGTTATTACGAATTGTGGaaattgaaacttgtttaaagaagtgaaacGTTTTCGGGACATTCTTTGAAACgatttatctttacgatatggcataacGAACCTTAAGGGTAAATGgtgatgtgactaccttgagatgaattgtAATTCGACTTTTATGCTATGACCTCTGTTGGTGTGCTtacgcctagccattcgggaggatgaatgATCACCGAGGGTTTCATATTCTGGTGtgtttatgcctagccattcgggaggatgagtggtcaccgaaGATTTTATAATCTTTGTGGCGCGCCGTGACAAGGAACCCTACGGTGATCCCCCTCGATGTGATCGATTCTTGGGCacgtattggcatgtgtgacattcttattctcttatggaattgttgatgactatcttaattgatcaatttgaaaggcatatttgagttgtaacttgacaaaagactttataatcggtttttgataattcttattaagATACCATATCTTTGAATACTTGTTTTATATTGAGTAATGGTTTTGTAAACTCGTTTAACAAATGTTATTAAGAATCAAAAAGTGGAATGATTTGTTTTTATGCCATCTTCTCGGTAAccgatttctttatgtattattatattttatttttataatatttgttgTCCCCGAGACACTCACCGAGTACCCGCACTcgtgcataccattgttgtttttgatgg
Coding sequences within it:
- the LOC132057203 gene encoding non-specific phospholipase C1 — translated: MFFQATRFISFFLLYLLLSPCLSFSFPFHHKRGKHHKIDGPIKTLVVLVMENRSFDHILGWLQKIRPDMDGLNGSEFNRVNASDPSSSKIFVSDDAVFVDSDPGHSIQAIREQIFGSNDSSTTNPAPMNGFVQQALNMGVPGMERTVMSGFKPDLLPVYTELANEFGVFDRWFASVPASTQPNRLYVHSATSHGASSNVRRDLIHGFPQKTIFDSLDENGLSFGIYYQNIPATLFYKSLRKLKHIFKFHSYALKFKFHAKLGKLPNYVVIEQRYFDVKVDPANDDHPSHDVGLGQKFVKEVYETLRASPQWKEMALLITYDEHGGFFDHVPTPVSGVPNPDGIIGPPPYYFRFDRLGVRVPAFLISPWIDKATVIHEPTGPKPSSQFEHSSVPATVKKLFNLKSSFLTKRDTWAGSFENYFRLRKTPRNDCPEKLAEVKINLRPWGPREDVKLSEFQIEMIQLASQLNGDHVLKSYPDIGRNMNVGEANQYVEDAVNRFLEAGRAALRAGANESAIVAMRPALTSRPSDGGFNKYLEPY